From a single Columba livia isolate bColLiv1 breed racing homer chromosome 15, bColLiv1.pat.W.v2, whole genome shotgun sequence genomic region:
- the LOC135575520 gene encoding rhodopsin-like — MTPHNMTWISYPSKNLAFTSPEEIEAFIASQNIISRLMHCYIALFVPTGLTAGICILIIFIKNYLRYKVIENLDLLLLHFTISNIVMIFLSFTVITRPDYLTTTHLACNVLSFFFNLGYFNSQYVLILILLTLLLKRFPPRPALGTATQRPILCVGFVLISAFCLSLTGAVLVGTGNYHLRTDCQLDPLFAWPEYEIVKFTFGFGIPLFLQILCFAVLFAKAAPTEAPALKQHLRTYPAVYIISTTMFACRLFYNVMILLRTTFKLQKSVGTPKNELVMNIAEIALFCESCASLVFILGSHKPCKDEILKVIQKCRRENATNNHLEIPATTAQESGSQ; from the coding sequence ATGACTCCTCACAACATGACCTGGATCAGCTACCCAAGCAAGAACTTGGCTTTCACCTCCCCAGAAGAAATCGAAGCCTTCATAGCTTCTCAAAACATCATATCGAGACTCATGCACTGTTACATCGCCCTTTTTGTACCGACCGGATTAACAGCCGGCATATGCATTTTGATCATTTTCATAAAGAATTACTTGCGGTACAAAGTCATAGAAAACTTAGACTTACTTCTTCTACACTTCACCATCAGCAATATTGTCATGATTTTTTTATCGTTTACTGTCATCACTAGACCCGACTATTTAACCACCACCCACCTCGCATGTAACGTGCTGTCGTTCTTTTTCAACTTGGGTTATTTCAATTCTCAGTATGTTCTGATTCTCATTCTCCTCACGCTGTTACTCAAGAGGTTTCCGCCCAGGCCTGCTCTTGGCACAGCAACCCAAAGGCCCATCTTGTGTGTTGGATTTGTACTTATTTCTGCCTTCTGTTTGTCGCTGACTGGGGCCGTGCTGGTTGGCACGGGAAACTATCACTTGAGAACAGACTGCCAGTTAGATCCATTATTTGCATGGCCCGAATACGAGATCGTCAAATTCACCTTTGGCTTTGGAATCCCGTTGTTTCTCCAGATACTCTGTTTTGCTGTTCTCTTCGCTAAAGCGGCACCCACCGAAGCTCCAGCTTTAAAACAGCACCTCCGTACCTACCCTGCTGTGTACATCATAAGCACAACGATGTTTGCATGCCGTCTGTTTTATAACGTTATGATTCTCCTCAGGACAACATTCAAATTACAGAAGAGCGTCGGAACTCCAAAGAACGAGCTCGTGATGAATATTGCAGAAATCGCGTTGTTCTGCGAGAGCTGTGCCAGTTTGGTATTTATACTTGGTTCTCATAAACCATGCAAGGATGAAATACTTAAGGTCATACAGAAGTGCCGAAGGGAGAACGCTACCAACAATCACCTTGAAATACCAGCAACGACAGCCCAGGAAAGCGGGTCTCAGTAA